AACACTGGGAACTCGTCGATCGCCAGAGGCACCAGATCTTCCGGGATGTCGATCCCCTTGAGCCTGGCTGCACGCACACGAATGTCGGCCACCGGCTCGCCACCCACTTCGCGTTGGTTCTCCAGGGTAATGTCGCCGCCCATCAGCTTGAGGATGTCGATCACGCCAGTGCGGGTCGGGTTGATGCCGACGTGCTCCAGCACCAGCTCGGAGCCCTCTGCAATGCTGGCCGCCACCAGGAAGAAAGCCGCCGACGAGATATCAGCCGGCACTTCGATACGGGTGGCCGTCAGCCCATGACCGGACTCGACGCAGGCCGTGCTTCCGTCGACACTGACCGGGTAGCCGAAGCCACGCAGCATGCGCTCGGTGTGATCACGGGTTGGCGCCGGCTCGGTGACCGAGGTGCTGCCGGCGGCGTACAGGCCTGCCAACAACAGGCAGGATTTGACCTGGGCACTGGCCATGGGCATCTCGTAGTCCATGCCTGTCAGGCGCTGGCCGCCCTTGATGTTGAGCGGAGGACGGCCTTCCGGTCCGGTTTCAATGACCGCCCCCATCTCCCGCAGCGGCTTGGCCACACGATTCATTGGACGCTTGGACAGTGAAGCGTCGCCAGTCAGCGTGGTGTCGAATGGTTGCCCGGCCAACAGACCTGAAAGCAGACGCATGGACGTGCCCGAGTTGCCCATATACAGCGGGCCGGCCGGCGCTTTCAGACCGTGAAGGCCGACGCCATGAATGGTCACGCGACCGTGGTGCGGCCCCTCGATCACCACACCCATGTCGCGGAATGCCTGCAGGGTCGCCAACGCGTCCTCACCCTCGAGGAAGCCCTCGACCTCGGTAGTCCCTTCGGCCAGCGAACCCAGCATGATCGAACGGTGCGAGATGGACTTGTCACCGGGTACGCGAATACGTCCGGACAGGCTGCCACCAGGTTTTGCCAGGAAAATCAGATCGGTCGAGTGCATAGCGTCCACATAGGCCCTGCGGGCGAGAATTTTACTGAAATGTTCGCGGGCAACGCGGGCGCGGGTAAATACGCCCAGCAGTTGATGCCCATCCCCGGCGTCGACCGCGTCGCGCAGAGCGTCGAGGTCGTCGCGAAACGTGTCCAGCGTGCGCAGCACGGCCTCACGGTTGGCGAGGAAGATATCGTGCCACATCACCGGATCACTGCCAGCAATCCGCGTGAAGTCGCGGAAACCGCCAGCGGCATAGCGGAAAATTTCCAGGTTCTCGCTGCGTTTGGCCAGCGAGTCGACCAGAGTAAAGGCCAGCAGGTGCGGCAGATGACTAGTGGCGGCGAGTACCTGGTCGTGATGTTCCACATCCATGGCTTCGACGTCAGCACCAAGCTCACGCCACAAGCCCTCGACCAACGCCACGGCTGCCTCATCACTGTGCTCGCAAGGCGTGAGAATGACCCTGTGGCGGCGGAACAGCTCGGCGTTGGCCGCCTCCACCCCGCTCTGCTCGGAGCCGGCGATGGGATGCCCGGGCACGAAGCGCACGGCATTATCAGCAAAGGCCAAACGCGCCGCACGCACGACATTGCCCTTGGCGCTGCCCACGTCAGTCAGCACGGCAGTGCCGAGATCGAGCCTGGCCAGCTGAGCCAGCAGCTTCTCCATGGCCAGGATAGGCACAGCCAGCTGAATGACCTCAGCCCCCTGACAGGCGACAGCCAGGTCGCTCTCGCAGCGGTCGACAACTCCCAACTGCACTGCCAGGCGACGCGATTCGACATCCAGATCGACACCCACCACTTCCCGGCACAGGCCGCGCTCGCGCAGCCCCTTGGCAAAGGAGCCCCCGATCAGACCGAGGCCGACCACCACCAGCCGGCCGATTCTGGGTGCATTCGTTTGCACCGAAGTGACAGTCACGCCGACAGCACCTTGGCCAGTGCCTCGAGGAAACGTGCGTTCTCTTTCGGCAGACCAATGGAGACACGCAGGAAGTTGGGCATGCGGTAACCCGCCGTCGGCCGCACGATCACCCCCTCACGCAACAGCGCCTGGTTGATCGCGGCAGTATCGCGGCCGAAGTCGACGGCGATGAAGTTGCCCTTCGACGGAATCCAGCTAAGCCCCAGTGCGCGCAGCCCCTCTTCCAGTTGCTGCATACCGGCATCGTTGAGGCGACGACTCTCGGCGAGGTAGTCGGCATCGGTCAGCGCGGCGCAGGCAGCGGCCAGGGCGAGACTGTTGACGTTGAACGGCTGACGTACACGGTTGAGCACATCGGCGATCGCCGGCGAACTGATCGCATAGCCCACGCGTAGCGCAGCCAGGCCATAGGCCTTGGAGAAAGTGCGCGACACCAGCAGGTTGGGATAGCGCGCCAGGTAGTCCAGACCGTCCGGCAGTTCGTCGCCTTCGGCGTACTCGATATACGCCTCGTCCAGCACCACCAGCACCGACTCCGGCACCTTGGCCAGGAAGGCTTCCAACGCGTCCGGGCCGAACCAGGTGCCGGTCGGGTTGTTGGGGTTGGCGATGAAAACGACACGCGTGTTGTCATCGATGGCCGCCAGCATTGCTGGCAGGTCGTGACCGTAATCCTTGGCCGGCACGACCTTGCCCTGCGCGCCGACCGCCTGGGTGGCGATTGGATATACGGCGAAGGCGTAGTCGCTGAACACCGCATTGAGGCCGGGCGCCAGATAGGCCCGCGCGACCAGCTCGAGGATGTCGTTGGAACCATTGCCCAGCGTGACCTGAGCGGCATCCACGCCATAGCGCGCCGCGAGAGCGGTCTTGAGGGTGAAGCCATTGCCGTCCGGGTAACGGGTCAGCTCGTCCAGCTCGGCACGAATCGCAGCCAGTACCTTGTCGCTGGGGCCAAGCGGGTTCTCGTTGCTGGCCAGCTTGACGATACCGGCCGGATCGAGCCCCAACTCCCGGGCCAGTTCATCGACCGGCTTACCTGGTACATAGGGGGACAGCTTTTGCACCCCTGGCTGGGCCAGGGTCAGGAAATCGCAACTCATCACAAAACCTCATTGTCTCGACCGAACGCCACAGGCTGCGCAGGAGCGACCTCAATCGCGAACATCGCGGCCGAGCCCCTCGTGCAAGGGCGCGACTTACAGTACCGCCTTCGGATACGAACCCAGCACCTTGAGGGCCACGGTATCCTGCGCGAGCTTCTCCAGAACGTCCTTGATCAGCGGATCACGGTGATGGCCGATGAAGTCGATGAAGAATACGTAAGTCCATTTGCCGCTGCGCGACGGGCGGGTTTCGATACGGGTCAGGTCGATGCCGTTGTTGTGGAACGGCACCAGCAGCTCGTGCAGCGCGCCCGGCTTGTTGCGCATGGAAACGATGATCGAGGTCTTGTCATCACCGGTCGGCGGTACTTCCTGGTTGCCGATGATAAGAAAGCGCGTGGAGTTGTCCGGGCGATCCTCGATCTTCTCGGCCAGCTTGGTCAGGCCATAGAGACTGGCCGCCATGTCGCCGGCGATGGCCGCGCTGTTCCACTCACTCTTCACCCGCTTGGCTGCGTCGGCGTTGCTGGAAACTGCAACACGCTCAACATTCGGATAGTGCGCGTCCAGCCACTTGCGACACTGGGCCAGGGACTGGGCGTGGGAATAGATACGGGTGATCTTGTCGGTCTTGGTGGTTTCGCCCACCAGCAGGTGATGGTGGATACGCAGCTCCACCTCGCCGCAGATGACCAGGTCGTGTTCGAGAAAGCTGTCGAGGGTGTGATTGATTGCACCTTCGGTGGAGTTCTCCACCGGCACCACGCCGAAGTTGACCGCGCCGGCCGCCACTTCACGGAACACTTCGTCGATGGCTGCCATCGGCACGCTGACCACGGCGTGACCGAAATGCTTCATCGCAGCCGCCTGACTGAAAGTGCCCTCCGGGCCGAGATAAGCGACCTTCAGCGGGTTCTCCAGGGCCAGGCAGGAGGACATGATTTCGCGGAACAGTCGCGCCATTTCCTCGTTGCCCAACGGCCCTTGATTGCGCTCCATCACGCGCTTGAGCACCTGAGCCTCGCGCTCGGGACGGTAGAAGACCGGCGACTCGCCTTCCTTCAGCTCCTTCATCTTCACCCGAGCCACTTCTTCGGCGCAGCGCGCGCGGTCGCTTATCAGCTCGAGGATGCGCTCGTCGAGGTTGTCGATACGTACGCGCAGCGCTTGCAGTTCCTGCTCGGACATATCAGGCGTGCTCCTTCTCGAACTCGGCCATGTAGGCCACCAGCGCCTCGACCGCATCCAGGCCGACCGCGTTGTAGATCGACGCACGCATGCCGCCGACCGAACGGTGACCCTTCAGGTTGAGCAGGCCGCGCTCATCGGCGCCGGCGAGGAAGGCCTTGTCCAGCTTCTCGTCGGCCAGGCGGAACGGCACGTTCATCCACGAGCGCGCATTGTGCGCAACGGGGTTGCTGTAGAAGTCACTGTCATCGATGGCCTTGTACAGCAGATCCTTCTTGGCGCGGTTGATACGCTCCATGGCCTCGACGCCGCCCTGCTCCTTGAGCCACTGGAAGACCAGGCCGGAGAGGTACCAGGAATAGGTCGCCGGGGTGTTGTACATCGAGCCATTGTCGGCGGAGATCTTGTAGTCGAGCATGGTCGGGCAACTGGAGCGTGCCCGACCGAGCAGGTCTTCACGCAAGATCACCACCACCAGGCCGCTGGGACCGATGTTCTTCTGCGCACCGGCGTAGATCAGGCCGAACTGCGACACGTCGATGGGGCGCGAGAGGATGTCCGAGGACATGTCCACTACCAGTGGCACGTCACCGGTCTGCGGTACCCAGTCGAACTGCAGACCGCCGATGGTTTCGTTGCTGCAGTAGTGCAGGTAGGCGGCGTTCTTCGACAGCTGCCAGTCGTTTTGCCCGGGAATCGCGAAGTAGTCGTAAGCCTTGGCGCTGGCGGCAACATTGATGGTGCCGTAGCGACGCGCTTCTTCGATGGCTTTCTTCGACCAGATACCGGTCTCGACATAGTCCGCCACGCCGCCTTCCGGCAGCAGGTTCAGCGGGATTTCGGCGAACTGCTGGCTGGCGCCGCCCTGCAGGAACAGCACCTTGTAGTCGTTGGGCACAGCGAGCAGATCGCGCAGGTCCTGTTCGGCCTGGCTGGCGATGGCCACGTAATCGTCGCTGCGATGGCTCATTTCCATCACCGACAGGCCCTTGCCTTGCCAGTCGAGCATCTCGGCCTGGGCGCGTTGCAGTACAGCGGTCGGCAGCGCGGCCGGGCCGGCGCAGAAGTTGAATGCTCGCTTGCTCACTTCTTTTCTCTCAATTCATTCGATGGGGCCACCCCATCCTACGACCTGAACCTGTAGGAGCGGCTTTGGCCGCGAACCCGAGCGAAGCACGGAAGCTTCGCGACCAAAGCGGTTCGCCGCCCGACCGCTCCTACAATCCTATTGCTCGCCGCCTTCCTCGGCGTCAGCGACCGGTACGTCGGCGTTTTCGGCGACTTCAGCGCCCTCTTCACCTTCGACCAGTTCGTCCTCATCGACAGGTGTTGGCTCCTGCACACGCTCCAGGCCGACCAGTGTCTCGTCCTTGGCCAGCTTGATCAGGGTCACACCCTGAGTGTTACGGCCGGAACTGGAGACCTCGTCGACGCGGGTACGTACCAGGGTGCCCTGGTCGGAGATCAGCATGATTTCTTCGCCGTCCTGCACCTGGATGGCACCGACCAGCTTGCCGTTACGCTCGCTGGTGACCATGGCAATCACACCCTGACCGCCACGACCGCGGCGCGGGAACTTGCCCAGCGGGGTGCGCTTGCCATAACCGCGTTCGGAGGCAGTGAGGATCTGCGCGCCGCTTTCCGGGATCAGCATGGAGATCAGCTGCTGCCCCTTGGGCAGGCGCATGCCGCGTACGCCGCGGGCAGTACGGCCCATTTCGCGCACCTTGCTCTCGGCGAAGCGGATCACCTTGCCGGCGTCGGAGAACAGCATGACTTCCTTGGCACCATCGGTGATGGCCGCGGCGATGAGGGTGTCGCCCTCCTCCAGCTTCAGCGCGATCAGACCGGCACTGCGCGGGCGGCTGAACTGCACCAGCGGGGTCTTCTTCACGGTACCGAAGGCGGTGGCCATGAAGATGTACGCGCCAGTCGGCTCGGCATCCAGCTCGGCGGTATCGCCGTCGGCGTCATCGGCCTCCTCGGCCTCCACCACCTCGCCCTCCAGCACGACGCCCTCGTGTTCTTCCAGCTCGTCCTCGTCACCCGCGCTCTGCTGCAGGGCCTCAAGGTCGATCTGCAGCATCGCGGTGATGCGCTCGCCTTCGTCCAGCGGCAGCAGGTTGACTAGCGGACGACCACGCGCAGCGCGCGAGGCCTCCGGAATCTCGAAGGTACGCAGCCAGTAGACCTTGCCCTTGCTGGAGAACAGCAGCAGGGTCGCGTGGCTGTTGGCCACCAGCAGGTGCTCGACGTAGTCCTCATCCTTCACGCCGGTGGCGGACTTGCCCTTGCCGCCGCGACGCTGCGCCTCGTAGGCGGCGAGCGGTTGGCTCTTGGCATAGCCACCGTGGGAGATGGTGACGACGCGCTCTTCCTCGGTGATCAGGTCGGCGATGGTCAGGTCCTGACGCGAGGCGATGATCTCGGTACGGCGGACATCGCCGAACTCGGCCTTGACCTTCTCCAGCTCCTCGCGGATGACTTCCATCAGGCGCTCGGGACTGGTCAGGATGCGGATCAGCTCGCCGATCAGGCCGAGAATTTCCTGATATTCGGCCAGCAGCTTTTCGTGCTCCAGGCCAGTCAGGCGGTGCAGACGCAGCTCGAGGATGGCCTGGGCCTGTTCCGGCGACAGGTAGTACTTGCCGTCACGCAGACCGTATTGCGGATCCAGCCCTTCCGGACGGCAGGAATCGGCACCGGCGCGCTCGACCATGGCTTCCACGGCGCTGGACGCCCAGGCGGTGGCAATCAGGCGTTCCTTGGCTTCGGCCGGGGTCGGCGAGCTCTTGATCAGCTCGATGACCGGGTCGATGTTGGACAGCGCAACGGCCTGGCCTTCGAGGATGTGGCCGCGCTCGCGCGCCTTGCGCAGCTCGTACACGGTCCGACGGGTCACCACTTCACGGCGGTGACGGACGAACACCTCGAGCATGTCCTTGAGGTTCATGGTCTTCGGCTGACCGTCGACCAGCGCCACGACGTTGATGCCGAACACGCTCTGCATCTGGGTCTGGGCGTACAGATTGTTCAGCACCACGTCCGGCACTTCGCCGCGACGCAGCTCGATCACCACGCGCATGCCGTCCTTGTCGGACTCGTCACGCAGTTCGGTGATGCCTTCGATTTTCTTCTCTTTCACCAGCTCGGCGATCTTCTCGATCAGACGCGCCTTGTTCAGCTGGTACGGCAGCTCGGTGACCACCAGCTGCTGGCGGTTGCCGGACTTGTCGATATCCTCGACCTCGACGCGGGCGCGGATGTAGATGCGTCCGCGGCCGGTGCGGTAGGCCTCGATGATGCCGGCGCGGCCATTGATGATGCCCGCAGTAGGGAAATCAGGGCCGGGGATGTACTGCATCAGGTCATCGACGGTCAGATCGGCATTGTCGATCAGCGCCAGGCAGCCATCGATCACCTCGGTGAGGTTGTGCGGCGGGATGTTGGTGGCCATACCCACGGCAATACCGGAAGAACCGTTGACCAGCAGGTTGGGCACCTTGGTCGGCATGACGGCCGGAATCTGCTCGGTGCCGTCGTAGTTGGGCACCCAGTCGACAGTTTCCTTGTCCAGGTCGGCCAGCAGCTCGTGAGCCAGCTTGGTCATGCGCACTTCGGTGTATCGCATGGCCGCAGCGTTGTCGCCGTCCACCGAACCGAAGTTGCCCTGACCGTCGACCAGCAGGTAGCGCAGGGAGAAGTCCTGGGCCATACGGACGATGGTGTCGTACACCGCCGTGTCGCCGTGCGGGTGGTATTTACCGATCACGTCGCCGACCACACGGGCTGATTTCTTGTAGGGCTTGTTCCAGTCGTTACCCAGCTCGCTCATGGCATAGAGCACACGACGGTGGACCGGCTTCAAGCCATCGCGCGCATCCGGAAGCGCACGCCCGACGATCACGCTCATCGCGTAGTCGAGATAGGACTGTTTCAGCTCGTCTTCGATATTGACCGGGAGGATTTCTTTGGCCAGTTCGCCCATGAGAAGCCTGGTTCCTTTTTCTGGTGAAACTCCGCGTCATTCTTCCTGAACGCCATGGAGCTCGTCGCGATAGCCTCAGGCCATCAGCGACTCACGACAAATCAACGAGTTACGTCACGATTCGATGCAGTGACTGCGGCTGCTGCCAGCCCCCTTGAAAACTGCCGGAGATTACCACAAAGCGCGCGACACACCTACCCCGCAAAGACCGGGCATGGGCAGTCAATGCAGACGCTTGCGGCACATCAGTTGCGCCAGCTTGGCACTATCGGGGCGTTCGACCACGCCCTTCTCGGTCACGATGTAGTCAACCAGATCCGCCGGCGTCACATCGTACGACGGATTGACCGCATGCACGTCGGCCGCCACCCGATGCCCAGCAACCTCCAGCAGTTCGTCACCCTCGCATTCTTCGAACAGGAGGTCCTCGCCATTTTCCAGGTTCATGTCGATGCTCGAACTGGGCGCCACCACCATCAGGCGCACACCGTGATGCATGGCGTTGACCGCCAGCTGATAGGTTCCGATGGCGTTGATCACATCGCCATTGGCTGCAATGCGCTCGGCCCCGACAACGGCCCAGGTAATGCCCTTGACCTTCATCAGGTGCGCCGCAGCCGCATCGGCATTGACACTGACCGGCACGCCGTCAGCGGCCAATTCCCATGCGGTCAGCCTTGCTCCCTGCAACCAGGGACGGGTTTCATCGACATAAACCCGCTCGATCAACCCTTCGAGATGCGCCGCACGAACCACCCCGAGCGCGGTACCAAAGCCCCCGGTAGCCAGCGCACCGGCATTGCCGTGGGTCAGCAACACCTGCGCATTGCCCTGATGCCTGCGGATCAGCTCCATGCCCAGTTGCGCCATGGTCAGATTCGCCTCGCGATCGGAGGCATGAATACCCAGCGCCACAAACTCCAGCAACGCCAGAGCATCGTCGCCATCCTTGAGCCGCACAAGGCGCTCACGCAGGTGCTGCAGCGCCCAGTACAGATTGACCGTCGCAGGGCGCAACTGCTCGAGACAGGCAAAATCCGCCTCCAGCGCCTCACACCAGTCTCCCCCAGCCTGCAGCCGGGCGCGAGCCGCCAGCACCACGCCATAGGCGCCGGCAATGCCCACGGCCGGCGCGCCTTGCACCGCCCTGTCGCGAATCGCATCGACCACCTCGGCCACGGTATCCAGGCGCAACCAGCTTTGCCGATGCGGCAGCAGGCGCTGATCGAGCAGGTACAGCGCACCATCGCGCCACTCGATTGCCCGAATCTTCTCCACCGCCAGCAATTGCTCGCGCATCGCGCACTCCACCCTTGGCCGCCAAAAAGTCGCGGATTATACGCAGACCGACAGCTGCCAACCGAACAATCCGGCTCGCCCTCGCGACTTCAAGCTGCACGCGTTCATCTATACACTGGCGACCTTTCATGCACCGACCAAGCCAGACGGACAAGCCCGATGCCCGAAGCCCCTCTCGACCTGTTGCTGCTACCTACCTGGCTGGTGCCCGTGGAGCCGGCCGGGGTCGTCCTGCGCGATCATGGGCTGGGCATCCGCGACGGGCGCATTGCCCTGATCGCACCACGTAGCGAGGCACTGCGCCAGCCGGCGAGAGAAATACGGGAACTGCCGCAATGCCTGCTCGCCCCCGGTCTGATCAACGCCCACGGCCATGCGGCGATGACCCTGCTGCGCGGCATTGCCGACGACCTGCCATTGATGACCTGGCTGCACGAACACATCTGGCCCGCCGAAGGTCAGTGGGTCGACGAGGATT
The sequence above is drawn from the Pseudomonas sp. Z8(2022) genome and encodes:
- a CDS encoding bifunctional prephenate dehydrogenase/3-phosphoshikimate 1-carboxyvinyltransferase, whose amino-acid sequence is MTVTSVQTNAPRIGRLVVVGLGLIGGSFAKGLRERGLCREVVGVDLDVESRRLAVQLGVVDRCESDLAVACQGAEVIQLAVPILAMEKLLAQLARLDLGTAVLTDVGSAKGNVVRAARLAFADNAVRFVPGHPIAGSEQSGVEAANAELFRRHRVILTPCEHSDEAAVALVEGLWRELGADVEAMDVEHHDQVLAATSHLPHLLAFTLVDSLAKRSENLEIFRYAAGGFRDFTRIAGSDPVMWHDIFLANREAVLRTLDTFRDDLDALRDAVDAGDGHQLLGVFTRARVAREHFSKILARRAYVDAMHSTDLIFLAKPGGSLSGRIRVPGDKSISHRSIMLGSLAEGTTEVEGFLEGEDALATLQAFRDMGVVIEGPHHGRVTIHGVGLHGLKAPAGPLYMGNSGTSMRLLSGLLAGQPFDTTLTGDASLSKRPMNRVAKPLREMGAVIETGPEGRPPLNIKGGQRLTGMDYEMPMASAQVKSCLLLAGLYAAGSTSVTEPAPTRDHTERMLRGFGYPVSVDGSTACVESGHGLTATRIEVPADISSAAFFLVAASIAEGSELVLEHVGINPTRTGVIDILKLMGGDITLENQREVGGEPVADIRVRAARLKGIDIPEDLVPLAIDEFPVLFVAAACAEGRTVLRGAEELRVKESDRIQVMADGLISLGVKAEPTPDGIIIEGGPIGGGEVWAHGDHRIAMSFSVASLRATAPIRIHDCANVATSFPNFLSLSAEVGINVAVEETA
- the hisC gene encoding histidinol-phosphate transaminase, with the translated sequence MSCDFLTLAQPGVQKLSPYVPGKPVDELARELGLDPAGIVKLASNENPLGPSDKVLAAIRAELDELTRYPDGNGFTLKTALAARYGVDAAQVTLGNGSNDILELVARAYLAPGLNAVFSDYAFAVYPIATQAVGAQGKVVPAKDYGHDLPAMLAAIDDNTRVVFIANPNNPTGTWFGPDALEAFLAKVPESVLVVLDEAYIEYAEGDELPDGLDYLARYPNLLVSRTFSKAYGLAALRVGYAISSPAIADVLNRVRQPFNVNSLALAAACAALTDADYLAESRRLNDAGMQQLEEGLRALGLSWIPSKGNFIAVDFGRDTAAINQALLREGVIVRPTAGYRMPNFLRVSIGLPKENARFLEALAKVLSA
- the pheA gene encoding prephenate dehydratase; translated protein: MSEQELQALRVRIDNLDERILELISDRARCAEEVARVKMKELKEGESPVFYRPEREAQVLKRVMERNQGPLGNEEMARLFREIMSSCLALENPLKVAYLGPEGTFSQAAAMKHFGHAVVSVPMAAIDEVFREVAAGAVNFGVVPVENSTEGAINHTLDSFLEHDLVICGEVELRIHHHLLVGETTKTDKITRIYSHAQSLAQCRKWLDAHYPNVERVAVSSNADAAKRVKSEWNSAAIAGDMAASLYGLTKLAEKIEDRPDNSTRFLIIGNQEVPPTGDDKTSIIVSMRNKPGALHELLVPFHNNGIDLTRIETRPSRSGKWTYVFFIDFIGHHRDPLIKDVLEKLAQDTVALKVLGSYPKAVL
- the serC gene encoding 3-phosphoserine/phosphohydroxythreonine transaminase, which encodes MSKRAFNFCAGPAALPTAVLQRAQAEMLDWQGKGLSVMEMSHRSDDYVAIASQAEQDLRDLLAVPNDYKVLFLQGGASQQFAEIPLNLLPEGGVADYVETGIWSKKAIEEARRYGTINVAASAKAYDYFAIPGQNDWQLSKNAAYLHYCSNETIGGLQFDWVPQTGDVPLVVDMSSDILSRPIDVSQFGLIYAGAQKNIGPSGLVVVILREDLLGRARSSCPTMLDYKISADNGSMYNTPATYSWYLSGLVFQWLKEQGGVEAMERINRAKKDLLYKAIDDSDFYSNPVAHNARSWMNVPFRLADEKLDKAFLAGADERGLLNLKGHRSVGGMRASIYNAVGLDAVEALVAYMAEFEKEHA
- the gyrA gene encoding DNA gyrase subunit A; translated protein: MGELAKEILPVNIEDELKQSYLDYAMSVIVGRALPDARDGLKPVHRRVLYAMSELGNDWNKPYKKSARVVGDVIGKYHPHGDTAVYDTIVRMAQDFSLRYLLVDGQGNFGSVDGDNAAAMRYTEVRMTKLAHELLADLDKETVDWVPNYDGTEQIPAVMPTKVPNLLVNGSSGIAVGMATNIPPHNLTEVIDGCLALIDNADLTVDDLMQYIPGPDFPTAGIINGRAGIIEAYRTGRGRIYIRARVEVEDIDKSGNRQQLVVTELPYQLNKARLIEKIAELVKEKKIEGITELRDESDKDGMRVVIELRRGEVPDVVLNNLYAQTQMQSVFGINVVALVDGQPKTMNLKDMLEVFVRHRREVVTRRTVYELRKARERGHILEGQAVALSNIDPVIELIKSSPTPAEAKERLIATAWASSAVEAMVERAGADSCRPEGLDPQYGLRDGKYYLSPEQAQAILELRLHRLTGLEHEKLLAEYQEILGLIGELIRILTSPERLMEVIREELEKVKAEFGDVRRTEIIASRQDLTIADLITEEERVVTISHGGYAKSQPLAAYEAQRRGGKGKSATGVKDEDYVEHLLVANSHATLLLFSSKGKVYWLRTFEIPEASRAARGRPLVNLLPLDEGERITAMLQIDLEALQQSAGDEDELEEHEGVVLEGEVVEAEEADDADGDTAELDAEPTGAYIFMATAFGTVKKTPLVQFSRPRSAGLIALKLEEGDTLIAAAITDGAKEVMLFSDAGKVIRFAESKVREMGRTARGVRGMRLPKGQQLISMLIPESGAQILTASERGYGKRTPLGKFPRRGRGGQGVIAMVTSERNGKLVGAIQVQDGEEIMLISDQGTLVRTRVDEVSSSGRNTQGVTLIKLAKDETLVGLERVQEPTPVDEDELVEGEEGAEVAENADVPVADAEEGGEQ
- the mtnA gene encoding S-methyl-5-thioribose-1-phosphate isomerase, which encodes MREQLLAVEKIRAIEWRDGALYLLDQRLLPHRQSWLRLDTVAEVVDAIRDRAVQGAPAVGIAGAYGVVLAARARLQAGGDWCEALEADFACLEQLRPATVNLYWALQHLRERLVRLKDGDDALALLEFVALGIHASDREANLTMAQLGMELIRRHQGNAQVLLTHGNAGALATGGFGTALGVVRAAHLEGLIERVYVDETRPWLQGARLTAWELAADGVPVSVNADAAAAHLMKVKGITWAVVGAERIAANGDVINAIGTYQLAVNAMHHGVRLMVVAPSSSIDMNLENGEDLLFEECEGDELLEVAGHRVAADVHAVNPSYDVTPADLVDYIVTEKGVVERPDSAKLAQLMCRKRLH